A window of Castanea sativa cultivar Marrone di Chiusa Pesio chromosome 1, ASM4071231v1 contains these coding sequences:
- the LOC142621915 gene encoding protein-tyrosine-phosphatase PTP1 isoform X1, which translates to MAAAASSSSSKFSPDSPPTLSLTPDQFKQCSEALSFFREKLHIPHTITQEFAHLQANRITPSEKRRSCTVALDSVNLSKNRYSDVIPFDKNRVVLNSCKDYRPAARGYINASLITTSSSKNISQFIATQGPLPQTYEDFWEMVMQYRCPVVVMLTRLVDNYKMVKCGDYFQAEDGPREFGNIHIVTKWIKSTDTSIVLRHLEVKYKESEEEPMSVLHIQYPEWPDHGVPKDTTAVREILKRIYHVPPNLGPVVVHCSAGIGRTGTYCAIHNTIQRILAGDMSALNLVNTITMFRSQRIGMVQTPDQYLFCYKAIVDELEDLISDFNTERSSKCFFVCPEIWQKPPPSRSQELSS; encoded by the exons ATGGCCGCTGctgcctcctcctcctcttccaaaTTCTCGCCGGATTCCCCTCCGACACTTTCTCTGACACCCGATCAGTTCAAGCAATGCTCCGAAGCTCTCTCCTTCTTCCGCGAAAAGCTCCACATCCCTCACACCATCACCCAGGAATTCGCTCACTTGCAG GCCAACAGAATAACACCATCTGAGAAGAGGAGAAGCTGTACCGTGGCTCTTGATAGTGTCAATTTGAGCAAAAATCGCTATTCAGATGTCATACCAT TTGACAAGAATAGGGTTGTTCTTAACTCATGTAAGGATTACAGACCGGCAGCAAGGGGCTACATCAATGCGAGCCTCATCACG ACCTCTTCCTCCAAAAACATTTCTCAGTTTATTGCCACACAAGGTCCATTGCCACAAACTTATGAGGATTTCTGGGAGATGGTAATGCAGTACCGTTGCCCTGTGGTTGTGATGTTGACTAGGTTAGTCGACAATTACAAG ATGGTAAAATGTGGAGATTATTTCCAAGCTGAAGATGGTCCCAGGGAATTTGGTAATATACATATAGTCACTAAATGGATAAAATCTACTGACACTTCAATAGTGTTGCGCCATTTGGAGGTGAAATATAAAGAG TCAGAGGAAGAACCCATGTCTGTTCTACATATTCAGTATCCTGAATGGCCTGATCATGGGGTTCCAAAGGACACAACTGCTGTGCgtgaaattttgaaaagaatatACCATGTACCACCCAATCTTGGCCCAGTTGTGGTGCACTGCAG tgcAGGTATTGGGAGAACCGGAACATATTGCGCAATTCATAACACAATTCAGAGAATCCTAGCTGGAGACATGTCTGCTTTAAATCTTGTTAATACCATAACCATGTTCAGGTCTCAGAGAATTGGAATGGTCCAAACACCG GATCAATATCTTTTCTGCTATAAAGCAATCGTTGATGAACTAGAAGACCTAATCTCAGATTTCAACACAGAAAGGAGCTCAAAATG TTTTTTTGTGTGTCCAGAGATATGGCAAAAGCCTCCTCCATCCAGGTCCCAGGAACTATCAAGCTAA
- the LOC142621915 gene encoding protein-tyrosine-phosphatase PTP1 isoform X3 encodes MAAAASSSSSKFSPDSPPTLSLTPDQFKQCSEALSFFREKLHIPHTITQEFAHLQANRITPSEKRRSCTVALDSVNLSKNRYSDVIPFDKNRVVLNSCKDYRPAARGYINASLITTSSSKNISQFIATQGPLPQTYEDFWEMVMQYRCPVVVMLTRLVDNYKMVKCGDYFQAEDGPREFGNIHIVTKWIKSTDTSIVLRHLEVKYKESEEEPMSVLHIQYPEWPDHGVPKDTTAVREILKRIYHVPPNLGPVVVHCSAGIGRTGTYCAIHNTIQRILAGDMSALNLVNTITMFRSQRIGMVQTPDQYLFCYKAIVDELEDLISDFNTERSSK; translated from the exons ATGGCCGCTGctgcctcctcctcctcttccaaaTTCTCGCCGGATTCCCCTCCGACACTTTCTCTGACACCCGATCAGTTCAAGCAATGCTCCGAAGCTCTCTCCTTCTTCCGCGAAAAGCTCCACATCCCTCACACCATCACCCAGGAATTCGCTCACTTGCAG GCCAACAGAATAACACCATCTGAGAAGAGGAGAAGCTGTACCGTGGCTCTTGATAGTGTCAATTTGAGCAAAAATCGCTATTCAGATGTCATACCAT TTGACAAGAATAGGGTTGTTCTTAACTCATGTAAGGATTACAGACCGGCAGCAAGGGGCTACATCAATGCGAGCCTCATCACG ACCTCTTCCTCCAAAAACATTTCTCAGTTTATTGCCACACAAGGTCCATTGCCACAAACTTATGAGGATTTCTGGGAGATGGTAATGCAGTACCGTTGCCCTGTGGTTGTGATGTTGACTAGGTTAGTCGACAATTACAAG ATGGTAAAATGTGGAGATTATTTCCAAGCTGAAGATGGTCCCAGGGAATTTGGTAATATACATATAGTCACTAAATGGATAAAATCTACTGACACTTCAATAGTGTTGCGCCATTTGGAGGTGAAATATAAAGAG TCAGAGGAAGAACCCATGTCTGTTCTACATATTCAGTATCCTGAATGGCCTGATCATGGGGTTCCAAAGGACACAACTGCTGTGCgtgaaattttgaaaagaatatACCATGTACCACCCAATCTTGGCCCAGTTGTGGTGCACTGCAG tgcAGGTATTGGGAGAACCGGAACATATTGCGCAATTCATAACACAATTCAGAGAATCCTAGCTGGAGACATGTCTGCTTTAAATCTTGTTAATACCATAACCATGTTCAGGTCTCAGAGAATTGGAATGGTCCAAACACCG GATCAATATCTTTTCTGCTATAAAGCAATCGTTGATGAACTAGAAGACCTAATCTCAGATTTCAACACAGAAAGGAGCTCAAAATG A
- the LOC142621915 gene encoding protein-tyrosine-phosphatase PTP1 isoform X2 → MAAAASSSSSKFSPDSPPTLSLTPDQFKQCSEALSFFREKLHIPHTITQEFAHLQANRITPSEKRRSCTVALDSVNLSKNRYSDVIPFDKNRVVLNSCKDYRPAARGYINASLITTSSSKNISQFIATQGPLPQTYEDFWEMVMQYRCPVVVMLTRLVDNYKMVKCGDYFQAEDGPREFGNIHIVTKWIKSTDTSIVLRHLEVKYKESEEEPMSVLHIQYPEWPDHGVPKDTTAVREILKRIYHVPPNLGPVVVHCSAGIGRTGTYCAIHNTIQRILAGDMSALNLVNTITMFRSQRIGMVQTPDQYLFCYKAIVDELEDLISDFNTERSSKC, encoded by the exons ATGGCCGCTGctgcctcctcctcctcttccaaaTTCTCGCCGGATTCCCCTCCGACACTTTCTCTGACACCCGATCAGTTCAAGCAATGCTCCGAAGCTCTCTCCTTCTTCCGCGAAAAGCTCCACATCCCTCACACCATCACCCAGGAATTCGCTCACTTGCAG GCCAACAGAATAACACCATCTGAGAAGAGGAGAAGCTGTACCGTGGCTCTTGATAGTGTCAATTTGAGCAAAAATCGCTATTCAGATGTCATACCAT TTGACAAGAATAGGGTTGTTCTTAACTCATGTAAGGATTACAGACCGGCAGCAAGGGGCTACATCAATGCGAGCCTCATCACG ACCTCTTCCTCCAAAAACATTTCTCAGTTTATTGCCACACAAGGTCCATTGCCACAAACTTATGAGGATTTCTGGGAGATGGTAATGCAGTACCGTTGCCCTGTGGTTGTGATGTTGACTAGGTTAGTCGACAATTACAAG ATGGTAAAATGTGGAGATTATTTCCAAGCTGAAGATGGTCCCAGGGAATTTGGTAATATACATATAGTCACTAAATGGATAAAATCTACTGACACTTCAATAGTGTTGCGCCATTTGGAGGTGAAATATAAAGAG TCAGAGGAAGAACCCATGTCTGTTCTACATATTCAGTATCCTGAATGGCCTGATCATGGGGTTCCAAAGGACACAACTGCTGTGCgtgaaattttgaaaagaatatACCATGTACCACCCAATCTTGGCCCAGTTGTGGTGCACTGCAG tgcAGGTATTGGGAGAACCGGAACATATTGCGCAATTCATAACACAATTCAGAGAATCCTAGCTGGAGACATGTCTGCTTTAAATCTTGTTAATACCATAACCATGTTCAGGTCTCAGAGAATTGGAATGGTCCAAACACCG GATCAATATCTTTTCTGCTATAAAGCAATCGTTGATGAACTAGAAGACCTAATCTCAGATTTCAACACAGAAAGGAGCTCAAAATG CTAG